A window of Dorea formicigenerans contains these coding sequences:
- the grdA gene encoding glycine/sarcosine/betaine reductase complex selenoprotein A: MAILEGKKAIIIGDRDGIPGPAIAECVKTAGAEVVFSSTECFVUTSAGAMDLENQKRVKDFADEYGAENLVVVLGAAEGEAAGLAAETVTAGDPTFAGPLTGVQLGLTVYHVCEPEMKAEFDEAVYDEQVSMMEMVLDVDDIVSEMSAIRDEYCKYL; this comes from the coding sequence ATGGCTATTCTTGAAGGGAAAAAAGCAATAATTATCGGAGACCGTGATGGAATTCCGGGACCAGCTATCGCAGAGTGCGTAAAAACTGCTGGTGCTGAAGTAGTATTTTCATCTACGGAGTGTTTCGTCTGAACGAGCGCAGGCGCAATGGACTTAGAGAATCAGAAAAGAGTAAAGGATTTCGCTGATGAATACGGCGCAGAGAACTTAGTAGTAGTTCTTGGTGCTGCAGAAGGTGAAGCTGCAGGTCTTGCAGCTGAGACTGTAACAGCAGGAGATCCGACATTCGCAGGTCCATTGACAGGGGTCCAGCTTGGACTCACAGTATATCACGTTTGCGAGCCTGAAATGAAGGCAGAGTTCGATGAGGCAGTTTACGATGAGCAGGTTAGCATGATGGAGATGGTACTCGACGTTGACGATATCGTTAGCGAGATGAGCGCTATCCGTGACGAATACTGTAAATATCTGTAA
- the trxA gene encoding thioredoxin TrxA has translation MLEVDKNTFQTEVLEADGYVFVDFFGDGCVPCAALMPKVHEFADTYGDKLKFTSLNTTKARRLAIGQKILGLPVMAIYKDGEKVDELVKDDCTPETIEAMIKKYI, from the coding sequence ATGTTAGAAGTAGATAAGAATACATTCCAGACAGAGGTTCTGGAGGCAGATGGTTATGTATTTGTAGACTTTTTTGGAGATGGATGTGTTCCGTGTGCAGCACTTATGCCAAAGGTACACGAGTTCGCTGATACATATGGTGACAAATTAAAATTTACATCTCTTAACACAACAAAAGCACGTCGTCTGGCAATTGGTCAGAAGATTCTTGGCCTTCCGGTTATGGCTATCTACAAAGATGGAGAGAAAGTAGATGAGCTTGTGAAGGATGATTGTACACCGGAGACAATCGAAGCGATGATCAAGAAATACATCTAA
- the trxB gene encoding thioredoxin-disulfide reductase, which translates to MSKIYDVIVLGAGPAGLAAGLYAGRSRLSVLIVEKGQDGGQISITDEIENYPGQVVDQPESGPSLIARMTEQAKKFGAERVSDTIKEVSLEGEVKVLKGEKGEYQAKNIIIATGAHARPIGCKGEAEFLGRGVSYCATCDANFFEDFEVYVVGGGDSAVEEAMYLTKFARKVTIIHRRDELRAAKSIQEKAFKNDKLHFMWDTVVEEVGGDGILSWMTVKNVKTGEVTKIEADEDDGMFGVFGFIGTIPNSDIFKGSVEMDERGYIPTDADMHTNIPGVYAAGDVRVKSLRQVVTAAADGAIAAVQVERSMA; encoded by the coding sequence ATGAGCAAGATTTATGACGTAATTGTTCTGGGTGCAGGTCCTGCAGGATTAGCAGCAGGTCTCTATGCAGGCAGAAGCCGCCTGTCTGTTTTGATTGTTGAGAAAGGACAGGACGGTGGACAGATCTCAATCACAGACGAGATTGAGAATTATCCAGGACAGGTTGTGGATCAGCCAGAATCTGGTCCGTCTCTGATCGCACGTATGACAGAGCAGGCTAAGAAGTTCGGAGCTGAGCGAGTATCTGACACAATTAAAGAAGTATCACTTGAGGGAGAGGTAAAGGTGCTCAAAGGTGAGAAAGGTGAGTACCAGGCAAAGAATATCATCATTGCTACAGGTGCTCATGCAAGACCGATCGGTTGCAAAGGCGAGGCAGAGTTCCTTGGAAGAGGAGTTTCTTACTGTGCAACTTGTGACGCGAACTTCTTTGAAGATTTTGAAGTATATGTAGTTGGCGGTGGAGATTCCGCGGTTGAGGAAGCTATGTATCTTACAAAATTTGCAAGAAAAGTTACAATTATTCACAGACGTGATGAGTTACGTGCAGCGAAATCCATTCAGGAGAAAGCTTTCAAGAACGACAAACTTCACTTTATGTGGGATACAGTTGTTGAGGAAGTTGGAGGAGATGGAATCCTTTCCTGGATGACAGTTAAGAACGTAAAAACCGGTGAAGTTACTAAGATTGAAGCAGATGAAGACGATGGAATGTTCGGAGTATTCGGATTTATCGGCACAATTCCTAATTCAGACATCTTCAAAGGCAGCGTCGAGATGGATGAGAGAGGATACATCCCAACAGATGCAGATATGCACACCAATATCCCGGGTGTATACGCAGCCGGTGATGTGCGTGTGAAGAGCTTAAGACAGGTTGTTACAGCAGCCGCTGACGGAGCAATCGCAGCAGTTCAGGTAGAAAGAAGCATGGCTTAA
- a CDS encoding TetR/AcrR family transcriptional regulator → MGGNNKEALQRENTIRFIEAAEELIDEHGIDNVSVRKIAEKAGFHNSTIYLYFKDVNELILLASMKHFNEYSKALARLSSKNWDSTENFYFVWRFFVESMLKNPKIYYNFFFGKHGQDFGSLFKRYYELFPEEADKLSPDLMDMYYGKNIQERCMKLLLTIKDKDNQLTSKNINMINTIIVASVKYILEQKCMEPELDSDMLTRDLMNIIEYTISK, encoded by the coding sequence ATGGGCGGAAATAATAAAGAAGCATTACAGCGTGAGAATACGATTCGTTTCATCGAGGCCGCAGAAGAACTTATTGATGAACATGGCATTGATAACGTATCTGTTCGTAAGATTGCCGAGAAAGCCGGCTTTCATAATTCCACTATTTATCTCTATTTTAAAGATGTAAACGAATTGATTCTTCTCGCTTCCATGAAGCATTTTAATGAATATAGCAAAGCGCTTGCAAGGCTGAGCAGTAAGAACTGGGATTCAACTGAGAATTTTTACTTTGTATGGAGATTCTTCGTAGAATCTATGTTAAAGAATCCGAAGATTTATTATAATTTTTTCTTCGGGAAACATGGACAGGATTTTGGCAGTCTGTTTAAGCGGTATTATGAATTATTTCCGGAGGAAGCTGACAAACTCTCACCGGACCTCATGGACATGTATTATGGAAAGAATATCCAGGAACGCTGCATGAAGCTTCTTCTCACGATCAAAGATAAGGATAACCAACTTACATCTAAGAATATCAATATGATCAACACTATCATTGTAGCCAGTGTCAAATATATACTGGAACAAAAATGTATGGAACCCGAGCTGGATTCCGATATGCTGACCCGTGATCTGATGAATATAATCGAATATACAATTTCCAAATAG
- a CDS encoding DUF975 family protein, with the protein MWTRELLKRNAKEIFKRNYWTCVGVSLVLAALTGGGSSVIGRIGGNNTSVSYHHYGSDYYYGDSARGFMISMVVVAVTLIVILAAVAFTIFAGNVFKIGGCSFFIKNRTMTGTFGNLLDGFKSGHYGNVVKTMFFYDLYIALWSLLLVVPGIIKSYEYRMVPYILAENPGMDSKQVFEISKRMMNGQKMETFILDLSFIGWALVAGITCGIAGVFYVTPYVNATNTELYAFNKVQAYNEGYIR; encoded by the coding sequence ATGTGGACAAGGGAACTATTGAAACGTAATGCAAAAGAAATATTTAAAAGAAATTACTGGACTTGTGTTGGTGTGTCACTTGTACTTGCGGCGCTGACCGGAGGCGGCAGTTCTGTTATCGGAAGAATCGGAGGAAACAACACCAGTGTTTCTTATCATCATTATGGAAGTGATTATTATTATGGAGATTCTGCCAGAGGTTTTATGATTTCTATGGTCGTGGTGGCAGTTACGCTGATCGTAATACTTGCAGCTGTTGCATTTACGATTTTTGCAGGAAATGTATTTAAAATTGGCGGATGCAGTTTCTTTATTAAAAATCGTACCATGACAGGAACATTTGGAAATCTATTAGATGGATTCAAGTCCGGACATTACGGAAATGTTGTAAAGACCATGTTTTTTTATGATTTGTATATAGCATTGTGGTCATTGTTATTGGTGGTGCCTGGAATTATCAAATCCTATGAATATCGGATGGTTCCATATATACTGGCTGAAAATCCGGGTATGGATTCTAAACAGGTATTTGAAATCAGCAAGCGAATGATGAATGGACAGAAGATGGAGACATTTATATTGGACCTTTCATTTATTGGCTGGGCGCTCGTGGCAGGTATTACGTGTGGAATTGCAGGTGTATTCTATGTGACACCATATGTAAATGCAACAAATACAGAGTTATATGCATTTAATAAAGTTCAGGCGTATAATGAAGGATACATTCGATAG
- a CDS encoding ABC-F family ATP-binding cassette domain-containing protein — translation MNLLTMEHVTKAYTDRVLLDDVAFGINENEKIGVIGINGMGKSTLLKIVAGVEEYDSGKLSMGNTVKICYLPQTPVFGEEETVLQAAVRGIISDTDQWTMEAEAKSMLNQLGFSDYEEKMSHMSGGQKKRVALVNALLTPADILVLDEPTNHLDNAMSEWLEEYLIRFRGAILMVTHDRYFLDRVANRIVEVDHGNLYNYPGSYSEFVKLKEERQNMALATQRKRKSLLRTELEWLSRGARARSTKQKAHIDRIKAMQEMKDIQEERRVAMDSVASRMGNKTIEVSGLCKSYGDKKLIDNYEYIFLKNDRIGIIGPNGCGKSTLLKMIYGNVKPDVGTIEIGQTIRMGYFSQENEEMDGKMRVIDYVKEVGEYIQTSDGRITASQMLENFLFDGAMQWSPIEKLSGGERRRLFLLRVLMSSPNVLILDEPTNDLDIQTLTILEDYLDRFDGIIIIVSHDRYFLDRTVNRIFSFEGNGVIRQFEGGYSDYLIRKELESPESGNASASLKAQNASSGKDNSESDENENNSANSQDAWKRREKKLKFSFKEQREFDTIDEEIEVLEQKIADLDSEMMKSATNSVKLGELMVKKDETEKALEEKMDRWVYLNDLNERILNGE, via the coding sequence ATGAATTTACTGACGATGGAACACGTCACAAAAGCATATACAGACCGTGTGCTTTTAGATGATGTGGCTTTTGGAATAAATGAGAATGAAAAAATCGGAGTCATCGGAATCAATGGTATGGGAAAATCTACACTTTTGAAAATTGTGGCTGGTGTGGAGGAATACGATTCCGGAAAGCTCAGTATGGGAAATACGGTAAAGATATGTTATCTGCCACAGACACCGGTGTTTGGAGAGGAAGAGACGGTACTTCAGGCAGCAGTGCGTGGAATCATCAGTGATACAGATCAGTGGACGATGGAAGCAGAGGCAAAATCTATGCTGAATCAGCTTGGGTTTTCAGACTATGAAGAAAAGATGTCGCATATGTCCGGAGGACAGAAGAAAAGAGTGGCACTTGTGAACGCTCTTTTGACACCGGCAGATATTTTGGTACTGGACGAGCCGACGAACCATTTGGACAACGCGATGTCTGAGTGGCTGGAGGAGTATCTGATCAGGTTTAGGGGAGCAATTCTCATGGTGACGCATGACCGTTATTTTCTGGACCGCGTTGCAAATCGGATCGTGGAGGTAGATCATGGAAATCTTTATAATTACCCGGGAAGTTATTCGGAGTTTGTAAAACTCAAAGAGGAACGCCAGAATATGGCACTTGCTACTCAGAGAAAACGAAAGAGTCTGTTGCGTACAGAGCTTGAGTGGCTGAGCCGCGGTGCGAGAGCGAGAAGTACAAAGCAGAAAGCGCACATTGACAGGATCAAAGCCATGCAGGAGATGAAAGATATCCAGGAAGAACGCCGTGTTGCTATGGATTCGGTGGCATCCCGAATGGGAAATAAGACGATTGAAGTGTCCGGACTGTGCAAATCCTATGGGGATAAAAAACTGATTGATAATTATGAGTATATTTTCCTGAAAAATGACAGGATTGGAATTATCGGACCGAATGGTTGTGGAAAGTCCACACTTTTGAAGATGATTTATGGAAATGTGAAACCGGATGTCGGCACGATAGAAATTGGCCAGACGATCCGCATGGGGTATTTCTCGCAGGAAAATGAAGAGATGGATGGTAAGATGCGTGTCATCGATTATGTTAAGGAAGTAGGAGAGTATATCCAGACTTCAGATGGCAGGATCACAGCTTCCCAGATGCTTGAAAATTTCTTGTTTGATGGGGCAATGCAGTGGTCACCTATTGAAAAATTATCTGGTGGTGAGCGGAGAAGACTGTTTCTTCTGCGTGTGTTGATGAGTTCGCCGAATGTTTTGATCCTGGATGAGCCGACCAATGACCTGGATATTCAGACACTGACCATTCTGGAAGATTATCTGGATCGATTTGATGGAATCATTATCATCGTATCCCATGACCGTTATTTCCTGGATCGTACTGTGAACCGCATTTTTTCTTTCGAAGGAAATGGAGTGATCCGTCAGTTTGAAGGAGGATATTCAGATTACCTGATCCGCAAAGAACTGGAAAGTCCGGAAAGCGGGAATGCTTCTGCCAGTCTGAAAGCACAGAACGCTTCAAGTGGAAAAGATAATTCAGAATCAGATGAAAATGAAAATAATTCTGCAAATTCGCAGGACGCATGGAAACGTAGAGAGAAAAAGCTGAAGTTTTCCTTTAAAGAACAGCGCGAGTTTGATACAATTGATGAAGAAATTGAAGTACTGGAACAAAAGATTGCAGATCTAGATAGCGAGATGATGAAAAGTGCAACGAATTCTGTGAAACTTGGTGAGCTTATGGTGAAGAAAGACGAGACAGAAAAAGCGTTGGAAGAGAAGATGGACCGATGGGTTTATCTGAATGATCTGAATGAACGAATCTTGAATGGTGAATAA
- the ptsP gene encoding phosphoenolpyruvate--protein phosphotransferase: protein MITLEGKSVFGGVAIGKIQFYKRNEITIKRTRVEDVEAEVERFRNAKAKTLELLKGLYEKALEDVGEANAMIFEAHQLMLEDPDYVESIENIIRTQDVNAEYAIGATADNFAAIFEAMDDAYMQGRAADVRDVSERLLQALSSQNETVMVMDEPVIIAADDLVPSETVQLDKEKVLSFVTMYGSANSHTAILARTMNIPAVIGLGEALKEEYDGKVAIVDGVDGKVYIDPDEETMASMQKKQKKDQEQKELLNQLKGKENVTKSGQKVNVYANIGNLADVGAVLKNDAGGIGLFRSEFLYLESDTYPTEEQQFAVYKKVAETMAGKKVIIRTLDIGADKQVDYFKLDKEDNPALGYRAIRICLTRPEIFKTQLRALYRASAYGQISIMFPMIISVAEVKKIKEIVEEVKAELRTEGAAFREDVELGIMIETPAAVMVSRELAKEVDFFSVGTNDLTQYTLAIDRQNQKLEDFYDSHHPAVLAMIRMAAESAHAEGKWIGICGELGADVTLTETFLKMGIDELSVAPGMVLKVRQKIREAE, encoded by the coding sequence ATGATTACTTTAGAAGGTAAAAGTGTATTTGGCGGGGTTGCAATTGGCAAAATCCAGTTCTATAAGAGAAATGAGATTACGATAAAGAGAACCCGTGTGGAAGATGTGGAGGCGGAAGTAGAACGCTTTCGGAATGCAAAAGCAAAGACGTTAGAACTGTTAAAAGGATTATATGAGAAAGCATTGGAAGATGTGGGAGAGGCAAATGCCATGATTTTTGAGGCGCATCAGTTAATGCTGGAGGATCCGGACTATGTAGAGTCAATTGAAAATATTATTCGCACCCAGGATGTGAATGCAGAATATGCAATCGGTGCGACAGCGGACAACTTTGCAGCAATTTTTGAAGCTATGGACGATGCTTATATGCAGGGAAGAGCAGCAGATGTCAGAGATGTCTCAGAGCGGCTCCTTCAGGCATTATCCAGTCAGAATGAAACTGTTATGGTGATGGATGAACCTGTGATCATTGCAGCAGATGATCTGGTGCCAAGTGAAACTGTTCAGCTTGACAAAGAGAAGGTGTTGTCCTTCGTGACCATGTATGGCTCTGCTAATTCTCATACGGCGATTCTTGCAAGAACCATGAATATTCCGGCAGTGATCGGTCTTGGTGAAGCATTGAAAGAAGAATATGATGGTAAGGTCGCAATTGTAGATGGAGTAGATGGAAAAGTCTATATTGATCCGGATGAAGAGACTATGGCTTCCATGCAGAAAAAGCAGAAGAAAGATCAGGAACAGAAAGAACTTCTGAATCAGCTCAAAGGCAAAGAGAATGTGACAAAGAGTGGCCAGAAAGTGAATGTCTACGCCAATATTGGAAACCTGGCAGATGTAGGAGCAGTCCTTAAGAATGATGCCGGCGGTATCGGATTATTCCGAAGTGAATTTTTATATTTGGAAAGTGATACTTATCCGACAGAAGAGCAGCAGTTTGCAGTATACAAAAAGGTTGCTGAAACGATGGCCGGGAAAAAGGTCATTATCCGTACTTTAGATATCGGAGCTGACAAGCAGGTAGATTATTTTAAACTTGATAAAGAGGATAATCCGGCACTTGGATATCGTGCAATCCGAATTTGCCTGACAAGACCTGAGATTTTTAAAACACAGCTTCGTGCGCTCTATCGTGCATCCGCTTATGGACAGATATCTATTATGTTCCCGATGATTATTTCGGTAGCAGAAGTAAAGAAAATCAAAGAAATCGTCGAGGAAGTCAAAGCAGAACTTCGCACAGAAGGAGCAGCTTTTCGGGAAGATGTAGAACTTGGAATTATGATTGAGACACCGGCAGCAGTTATGGTAAGCCGTGAACTGGCGAAAGAAGTTGATTTCTTCAGTGTCGGAACAAATGATCTGACACAGTATACACTGGCTATTGACAGGCAGAATCAGAAGCTGGAGGATTTTTATGATTCTCATCACCCGGCAGTACTTGCTATGATCCGTATGGCAGCAGAGAGCGCTCATGCAGAAGGAAAATGGATCGGTATCTGCGGAGAACTCGGAGCAGATGTGACTCTGACAGAGACATTTTTGAAAATGGGTATTGATGAATTATCAGTAGCTCCGGGAATGGTTTTGAAAGTCAGACAGAAAATCCGGGAAGCAGAGTAG
- a CDS encoding HPr family phosphocarrier protein: MKEFKYVITDAEGIHARPATMLVKKAAGFKSDINIEAEGKKVNAKGVLGVMGLGAKKGAEITVTVDGEDEEIAAAELETFLKENL, translated from the coding sequence ATGAAAGAATTTAAATATGTAATTACAGACGCAGAAGGAATCCATGCAAGACCAGCAACTATGTTAGTAAAGAAAGCGGCAGGATTTAAGTCCGATATTAACATTGAGGCAGAAGGAAAAAAAGTGAATGCAAAAGGAGTTCTTGGTGTTATGGGACTCGGCGCTAAAAAGGGAGCAGAGATTACAGTAACTGTAGATGGTGAAGATGAAGAAATCGCAGCAGCAGAGCTTGAAACATTTTTAAAAGAGAACCTGTAA
- a CDS encoding PTS fructose transporter subunit IIABC yields the protein MKIVDLLKRESVELNGKVTSKPEAIEKMVALMAAGGNLADVEAYKKGVFAREEESTTGIGEGIAIPHAKTAAVKAPGLAAMVVKDGVDYDSLDGEPAKLIFLIAAPDTEDNVHLEVLSRLSMLLMDPDFRTGLMEAENVDAFFKCIDETERKRFPEEYETEEKSSENTSDETQVMHTVPEKSGYRVLAVTACPTGIAHTYMAAESLENKAKEMGITIKVETNGSGGAKNVLTAQEIEACDCIIIAADKDVKMARFDGKPVIMTKVANGISKAEELLNEATSGNVKIYHHAGGEDEEGQVADESLGRKIYKSLMNGVSHMLPFVIGGGILIALSFLVDGANAGTSSFGSGTPLAAFFNKVGNTAFGMMFPILAGYIAMAIGDRPALMPGIVGGLLAKAGTSIFLPEEQWVSSGFFGALIAGFVAGYLMLLLKKLLEKLPKSLEGTKPVLLYPFFGILLMGVIMIFLVNPPIGAFNTWLNNCLASMGESSKILLGAVLGGMMSIDFGGPFNKAAYVFGTAAIASGQIDIMAAVMIGGMTPPIGIALSTLFFKNRFTKSEQQTTVTNFIMGMSFITEGAIPFAASDPLRIIPPCVVGSAVAGALSMAFGCGSRAPHGGLFVIGIIENAPMFLVALVIGAVITMAGIVLLKKPLNTEK from the coding sequence ATGAAGATTGTAGATCTGTTAAAGCGGGAAAGTGTAGAACTGAACGGCAAAGTTACATCAAAGCCGGAGGCGATCGAGAAGATGGTCGCACTTATGGCTGCCGGAGGGAACCTGGCAGACGTGGAAGCCTATAAGAAAGGCGTATTTGCAAGAGAAGAGGAAAGTACAACAGGAATCGGAGAAGGAATTGCGATTCCACATGCCAAGACAGCGGCAGTAAAAGCACCGGGACTTGCAGCTATGGTCGTAAAAGACGGGGTAGATTATGATTCACTGGATGGAGAGCCGGCGAAGCTCATTTTCCTGATTGCGGCACCGGATACAGAAGACAATGTGCATCTGGAAGTGTTAAGCCGTCTGTCCATGCTTCTTATGGATCCGGATTTCAGAACCGGACTTATGGAAGCGGAAAATGTAGACGCATTTTTCAAATGTATTGATGAGACAGAGAGAAAGAGATTCCCGGAAGAGTATGAGACGGAAGAAAAAAGCTCAGAAAATACATCAGATGAAACGCAGGTAATGCATACAGTGCCGGAAAAGTCAGGATATCGGGTGCTGGCAGTTACCGCATGTCCGACTGGAATCGCACATACTTACATGGCGGCAGAAAGTCTGGAAAATAAAGCGAAAGAAATGGGCATCACGATTAAAGTTGAGACCAATGGTTCCGGTGGTGCGAAAAATGTGCTGACAGCTCAGGAAATAGAAGCTTGTGATTGTATTATTATTGCAGCAGATAAAGATGTAAAGATGGCAAGATTCGATGGCAAACCAGTCATCATGACAAAGGTGGCAAATGGAATCAGCAAGGCTGAGGAACTTCTTAATGAAGCCACCAGTGGAAATGTAAAGATATACCACCACGCAGGCGGTGAAGATGAAGAGGGCCAAGTAGCAGATGAGAGCCTGGGCCGTAAGATTTATAAGAGTCTGATGAACGGAGTATCCCACATGCTTCCATTTGTCATTGGTGGAGGAATTTTGATTGCATTATCCTTCCTTGTAGATGGAGCGAATGCAGGAACTTCAAGCTTTGGTAGTGGAACACCATTGGCAGCATTCTTTAACAAAGTAGGGAATACAGCATTTGGTATGATGTTCCCGATTCTGGCAGGATACATTGCCATGGCGATCGGAGACAGACCGGCACTCATGCCTGGTATCGTCGGTGGACTTCTTGCAAAAGCAGGAACTTCCATTTTCCTTCCGGAAGAACAGTGGGTTTCATCAGGATTCTTTGGAGCACTGATTGCCGGATTTGTAGCTGGATATCTGATGTTACTGTTAAAGAAGTTGCTTGAGAAACTTCCAAAATCATTAGAAGGAACAAAACCGGTACTGTTATATCCATTCTTTGGAATTTTACTGATGGGTGTGATTATGATCTTCCTCGTAAATCCACCAATCGGAGCATTTAACACATGGCTGAATAACTGCCTTGCAAGTATGGGAGAGTCCAGTAAAATTCTTCTTGGTGCAGTACTTGGAGGTATGATGTCTATCGACTTCGGAGGTCCATTTAACAAAGCAGCTTATGTATTTGGTACAGCGGCAATCGCCAGCGGACAGATAGATATTATGGCAGCAGTTATGATCGGCGGTATGACACCTCCAATCGGAATTGCACTTTCAACACTGTTTTTTAAGAATCGTTTTACAAAGAGCGAACAGCAGACAACGGTCACGAACTTCATTATGGGAATGTCATTTATTACAGAGGGAGCGATTCCGTTTGCGGCATCTGATCCACTCCGCATCATTCCACCTTGTGTCGTTGGCTCAGCAGTAGCAGGAGCATTATCCATGGCATTTGGTTGTGGATCCAGAGCACCTCACGGTGGACTGTTTGTAATCGGTATTATTGAAAATGCACCGATGTTCCTTGTGGCACTTGTTATCGGAGCAGTCATCACAATGGCAGGAATCGTACTTCTGAAAAAACCATTAAATACAGAAAAATAA
- the pfkB gene encoding 1-phosphofructokinase: MIYTVTFNPSLDYVIGAEKLEPGKINRTTRENIYPGGKGNNVSVVLSNLGHKSKALGFVSGFTGEALEKMLDDFGCYTDFIQLDNGFTRINVKINAGEETEINGQGPRISEEAIGKLYEKLDALTKGDVLVLAGSIPNTLPEDIYERIMARLDGRGIRIVVDATKDLLMNVLKYHPFLIKPNNHELGDMFGVQLETDEEIIEYAGKLKEMGARNVLISMAGDGAILLDEHGKVYQGRPPKGEVLNSVGAGDSMVAGFVTGYLNTGDYEKAFELGIATGSASAFEYWLAEKEDVVKLLEKEPELYGL; the protein is encoded by the coding sequence ATGATTTACACAGTGACATTTAACCCGTCTCTGGATTATGTCATCGGGGCGGAAAAATTGGAACCTGGAAAAATCAACCGGACAACGAGAGAAAACATTTACCCCGGAGGTAAGGGGAATAATGTTTCCGTGGTACTTTCAAATCTGGGACATAAGAGTAAAGCACTCGGATTTGTATCAGGATTTACCGGAGAGGCATTGGAGAAGATGTTGGACGATTTTGGCTGTTATACCGATTTTATCCAGTTGGATAACGGATTTACCAGAATCAATGTAAAAATCAACGCCGGTGAAGAGACGGAAATCAACGGTCAGGGACCAAGGATCAGTGAAGAGGCCATCGGAAAGCTTTACGAAAAACTGGATGCACTGACCAAAGGAGATGTACTTGTTCTTGCGGGAAGTATTCCGAATACCTTGCCGGAAGACATTTACGAACGCATCATGGCAAGACTTGATGGACGTGGGATCAGGATCGTGGTAGACGCAACAAAAGATCTCTTGATGAATGTCCTGAAATACCATCCATTTCTTATTAAGCCGAACAACCATGAGTTGGGAGATATGTTCGGGGTTCAGCTTGAAACAGATGAAGAAATCATCGAATATGCAGGAAAATTAAAAGAAATGGGTGCAAGAAATGTATTGATTTCCATGGCAGGCGATGGAGCCATTCTTTTAGATGAACATGGAAAAGTTTACCAGGGTAGACCACCGAAGGGAGAGGTTCTTAATTCCGTCGGAGCGGGAGATTCCATGGTAGCAGGATTTGTCACCGGTTATCTCAATACCGGAGATTACGAGAAAGCATTTGAACTTGGAATTGCAACTGGAAGTGCCAGCGCATTTGAGTATTGGCTGGCAGAAAAAGAAGATGTAGTGAAACTGTTGGAGAAGGAACCTGAATTATACGGATTGTAG